The DNA sequence AAGAGTTGCTAAAATATTACAAAATGAAGGGAAAATTGACACAATTGAATTAAGTAAAGATAATATCAAACTTGCCAAAGAATTCATTTCCAAATTTGGTTTATCAGAAAAAATTAATATAATTGAAGGAAATGCATTTGAAATTATTCCAAATTTGAAAAATGTTTATGATTTTATTTTTCTTGATTCAGATAAAGAAGATTATGAAAAATTACTAAGTTTATCTTTTGATAAATTGAAAATCGGCGGAATAATTTTGATAGATAATTTACTTTGGAAAGGGTTTACAGCTTCAAAGGAAATCCCGGAAAAATTAAAAATCAGCACGGAAGTAATTAGAAAATTCAACAAATATTTTTTGAACTTCCCGGGATTAAAATCATCAATATTGCCAATTGGTGATGGTTTAGGTTTAGCCATCAAAA is a window from the Ignavibacteriota bacterium genome containing:
- a CDS encoding O-methyltransferase, whose translation is MSNILFPEQINYLENSLIKVDPLIEEIERFAAENKIPILEKISANFLELLLHIYSPKTFLEIGTAIGYSTIRVAKILQNEGKIDTIELSKDNIKLAKEFISKFGLSEKINIIEGNAFEIIPNLKNVYDFIFLDSDKEDYEKLLSLSFDKLKIGGIILIDNLLWKGFTASKEIPEKLKISTEVIRKFNKYFLNFPGLKSSILPIGDGLGLAIKIGEK